The Planococcus sp. MB-3u-03 nucleotide sequence CCTTACTACTTTTCCGTAAATGTATACACGGATAAACAAACTCATCTTTTTACTTGTGCGGATGCGGTTTGTTCGACCATGGAAAGCACTGGAACCATGTATTCTATTTACCAAGACGAAGGCCAACGCCTGCCTTTTGATAAGTGAGAAGGTTTGAAAGAGGTGCAAATCATGCAAAATAAGCAGCAAGAGATGAAAGATGTCCAACCGATCCGGTCACTGGAAAAGATTGAGGACATGAAATGGAGCTTAAAGAAATGGTGCAGCGAACGAGATTACATACTGTTTCTCCTGGGCATCAATTCCGGCTTGCGTGTCGGGGATCTGTTAAAGATTAAAACCAGCGAGATTCAGGGCAAGCAAGTAGTGTCGCTGCGTGAAGGAAAGACTGGAAAACGCCGTACTATTCACCTCGGCAACATTTACGACGAACTGGATGCTTATATTCGCACGCTAGAGGGCGCTGAGTGGCTGTTTCCCAGTCGGAAGGGAAATGGACCGATTACGCGCATTCAAGCGTACAGGCAGCTTCAGAAGGCCGCACAGATGGTCGATATTTCGGTGGGGATCGGTACGCACACCTTACGAAAAACGTTTGGCTATTGGCATTACAAGCAGTTTAAAGACATTGCCGAGCTGCAGAATATCCTCAATCATGCGCATCCGCAGATCACGTTGCGTTACATCGGCATCACCGATGAGCAGATTGAGAGCAATTTAAAAACGTTTCGTCTGTAAAACTCCCAGTATGTTTCTGCGGAGTTTTTTGTTTGCTATTTTTTCTAGCAACGAACTTGATCTGGATTTTGTTCTTTTCTTGTTTCTTTTCATTTTTTCAAAATGAAATTTTGCTTATATATATTATCTTTTAAAAGATTAATTATATTAGTTATATTTAGGGGTACCTTTGAGCCTTAGAGCGCCAAGGGTTTGAAAGTTTTAATGTGTAAAATACTCCTGTTTAATGTGTAAAATACTCCTGTTTAATGTGTAAAATACTCCTTTTTAAATGTGTATTATAAAAATCAAATATACATTTAAATTTTTTTAGTGTATTATGTTTAGTTGAATACACATTTTTTCGGGAGTATTTTACATAGTCGGAGAGGGGCAAGAAATTGTGGCAAGAGTAAACGCTAAAAAACAATTAGTATCCTATGAGAATTCAATCAAAAAGAGTAAAGAATTATCTATGGCAAAACTCTATCAAGGACTTACTCTAAATCAAATGCAATTACTAGCATTTTCAATTTTTTCTACTCAACAGAATGGGTTAACAGAATTTCGAAAAAGTGACTTTGAAAAGAAATTTGGTGTAACCCAGTACCGAACAGAAGACGCTATGAAAGATTCGGATAAGATTACAAGTATAAAGTTCAGTACGATAGATATGGAAAATGAAAAGTTTAAATTTTGGAATGCTTTTATTGGAATGGGCTATGATAAAGGGCAATTTAGCTTCGAATGGAATCCTAAAATGTTACCTCATATTTTAGAATTAAAAGATGCTTATTACATCACGACAGATTTGACTATTGCTTCGAACTTTAAAAGTAGTTTTTCATGGACGTTATACGATTACATAAAAGCTCATTATGGTTATTGGCACAAAGTAATATCAAGAGAAGAATTGATGAAATTATTCGGTGTAGAATCGACAAAAACGTATGCTGGAAATACGGCTCAATTTAAACGTGGCGTGCTTGATATAGCTATTAAAGAAATTAATGAATATACCGAATTAGAAGTGTGGTATAAAGTTGAAAAAGAAGGTCGTTCAATTGCTAGATTTGATCTAATTTGGTCCAATGGACAAAAGCTAACAAGTGCCACAAAGAAACAAATTAAAGAGATTCAAAGCATCGTGGACATTGTTTCTGAGGATATGTTTGAATACATGAACCTTGATAGTGAGAACGATCGATTACGAGCGAGAGATTTAATTATTGAAATTGAGAATATGAAACAGTTTTTAGACGAACCGATCTCGATTACGAGTGAGCGAGCCAATGAACTGATTCAAAAAACTGTATGGAATTTTAGGCAATTAAATGGCTTACTTCAAAAA carries:
- a CDS encoding replication initiation protein is translated as MARVNAKKQLVSYENSIKKSKELSMAKLYQGLTLNQMQLLAFSIFSTQQNGLTEFRKSDFEKKFGVTQYRTEDAMKDSDKITSIKFSTIDMENEKFKFWNAFIGMGYDKGQFSFEWNPKMLPHILELKDAYYITTDLTIASNFKSSFSWTLYDYIKAHYGYWHKVISREELMKLFGVESTKTYAGNTAQFKRGVLDIAIKEINEYTELEVWYKVEKEGRSIARFDLIWSNGQKLTSATKKQIKEIQSIVDIVSEDMFEYMNLDSENDRLRARDLIIEIENMKQFLDEPISITSERANELIQKTVWNFRQLNGLLQKNHKALSPGSVKKVEFYNWLEDRN
- a CDS encoding site-specific integrase, giving the protein MQNKQQEMKDVQPIRSLEKIEDMKWSLKKWCSERDYILFLLGINSGLRVGDLLKIKTSEIQGKQVVSLREGKTGKRRTIHLGNIYDELDAYIRTLEGAEWLFPSRKGNGPITRIQAYRQLQKAAQMVDISVGIGTHTLRKTFGYWHYKQFKDIAELQNILNHAHPQITLRYIGITDEQIESNLKTFRL